The following is a genomic window from Phaseolus vulgaris cultivar G19833 chromosome 6, P. vulgaris v2.0, whole genome shotgun sequence.
aaatagtggcgtaacctcctcgccgaaaagactattgccagtgcagccttctccagggcctgatatctcgtttcggggccctgcagcaccttactaacaaaataaataggcttttgagcctgatcttggtcctgggcgagcaccgcactcaccgccctctcagttacagcaaaatacaacctgagaggggttcccaccagcggtttgcacaaaaccggcgggctcgccagatactccttaagcttgacgaaggcttcttcacactccttcgtccaggcaaatttgttattccgccttaaacactggaaatatggatggcccttctctccgctagccgacacgaagcgagacagggcggccatccgacctgtaagctgctgtacttccttcacagtggccgggctcctcatcgccaagatggcggcacacttgtcagggttggcctctattcctctctcagttaagaggaaacccaagaacttcccagcctccacaccaaagatgcacttctcgggattcagctttaacctgaacttggcgatcgtagtgaacaactcctccaagtccgcaacgtgcttgcctttctctggcgaggtcacgaccatgtcatccacgtacgcttgcacattccttcccagcattggtgcgagtactcgatccatcaacctctggtacgtggcccccgcgttcttcagcccaaaaggcatcaccttgtagcagtagcacgatctttcggtcatgaaggcggtcttctcttcatccatgggatgcatcttgatctggttgtaccccgagaaggcatccaggaaactcaacaacttacaccctgcagcactgtccaccagggcgtctatgcttggtaaaggatacgagtcctttgggcaagccttgttcagatcagtgaaatcgacgcacatgcgccatttcccattgctcttcttcaccagtacgacattggccagccaatcagggtactgcacctccctgatatggcctgcagcgaggagtttctgtgtttcgtctctaatcgcctgcctcctctcctcgttgaacttccttctcctctgccgcactggtctcacctggttgtccatcgccaaatgatggcacaagaagtcgggatcgatcccgggcatgtccgaagcggaccatgcaaacgcatccagatgccgctctatcaccttgacTACTCatttacataatcatattgtttttaatgcAACTTTTTTACCATCTTATTACTTCGACAGCATTGGTTAAGTGTCATTAATGTCTGCGTATCACAACACGTCGTCATCTAGTTGTACTGGTTGTAGTGTGCAAAAACGTGGTACTTTTACCCATGCTACGCATGAGTGCCTTCGTTGATCCTATTTGTGATTGTGGACAATTTGTTGTTTTGATAATAGCGACAACACAAAAAATGGGTTGTCCCAACTAGaaggtaaaatttattcaattaggtttgaaacaaacttaaaaatgttattttaaacttattcattgttcaattttattgttttcttcaaaacagaTTAGAAGTGGCATAGTTCTAggctgtaattttttcaaatgttattactgggaatgtcttttctttttctaattaacattattatgttcttcatgtaatgactttatattatatattttgacacctacttaatattcatgttatattctaaatttctattttctttttaaaatatattcattttgctattcataataatgaaaattattattaaaattaattttatatatatttgtatatatataacataacataatttataaaaccatttataatattaaaattatgtaaataaattaacttaaataaaaaataattcttaattaataaaatgttaaataatataattatactttaattttaaattataattaactaaaatataaaatatgattaatcattatttattcttttttttatatacaagggtaaaattgtaatctcacaaactttactattcaaaataatttataatattcttacaactatcacatcactcacaattttcaataaactttcctcacacatccagtctaacatacctcaatccaaacaacctcaactttcttcacacttccactctcAGTCagcctcaactttccactcctcCACActctctaatccaaacacaccctaaaATTTTCAAGCTTATACATATTCTCATCATTGTCCATCAAAACACCTAAAATTTGCCTTTTTTTTAACCAAACTAAAGtaattttataagttaattgcaaaaatgataaaattttaaaaaattatcatgaCTCGGTTTTGATGTAATCAAAATTCAATCAGTAGTATTGAAGATGAAACGACTTCAGTTGAAAATTAATTATACTAAATTGTGTCACCTGTCGCAACACTAAAATCTTACCACCTTAAGACAACTTcttcaaaataaaatcatatcaaATTGGTAAGAATTAtccattttgataatttttaaaaattttaccTATTCCGATTATTAACCAATAAAATTACCCTATTttggtaagaaaatcaaaatttgcACCACCACAAAGACTACAACTCCACAATAAGCCTAGTATTTGTCTATATGTTACTGAACAAAATCAAGATAACTTCTCAACTTACCACAGAAGACAGAGAAAAGCCAAATCTTTCGAATTGACTATGATTAAAGGTAGGTTCCCATATCCTCTCAGATTAAAGCTACTTGCACTTGTAACTAATAAGAAAACCACAAATAAAAGGTAACAAAATTATGATCATCGATACCtaatgttttttataaaaagcacCATAATAAGAATGACATAATCAGCATATCTGAGTAAATTGTACGATATGATTACCAATCAATCCCTCACAatcttttttctttcaaaagatcAAGGCCAAACAATCCATCACAAAAAAGGGTCCTTGTGTGTCCAagtagaaaaaattatattaatagaaTCAGTTCAAATAGAACAGTATCCAAGTCCATAATGCTTATAATGGAAACATCCTCTTAAGTTAAATGcagtttcaaatattttttaaggaaaTCAAGTGCACCCTTACCATCAACTTAATGGCCAGGTTCAAcaagagagaaataaaaaaaattccaatttTCACCAATAACAGTCAATACTACTACTTAATCTCTCAGCACATTGTGCTTCACCGGAGAAACATTGAAACATTCAGTAGACTTTGATTACAAACATAATGAAGGTAACCTTCACCTGCTTTCTAATTACTCTGCAAAATATAAGAGAATCAGTAGTTGCAAAAAAGTTCAAAACAAAATGTATCCATGACATAACACTGTGCACTATAGTGGCAAGTTTAAGTGTGCACTATAGTGACAATGGTTTGAAAAGTCCAAAGTTAAATGCATCCACAACATGATATTACAGTGCACTATAGTGACAATGGTTTAAAAAGTTCAAAGTTAAATGCATCCACATGATATTACAGTGCACTATAGTGACATATTTAAGTAGAAGAAGATTATAAAATTGTAAGACATCTTTACAACATGGTAATTGAAGCACAACTAATTGTAATTTGATCCCATCTGCATGCTCTAACAGACAACAGGGGCTTCCACCCACACCCATTCTACATAGTTTACGGTAGCAATAAATATAGACATGTTCATGCCTACAACATCTTCGTTAATAATGGATGGAAATACAtacatgatatatatatatatatatatatatatagtcccTCCACCCAAGAACAATATAACTCAAATGCACAAAATGTGAAAACAGGAAAAACTCAAGATCCAATTTAGTATTGAAATAAAAACGTTGGAGGCTAGAAAGAGCCATAGCTAGAAAAACATTCAAAGACTACATTACATTTGACTGATTGATGAAACCTCTGTAGAGGTCTGGTAAGAGGGGCAAAACATTCTGAAAACTGACGACAAATTTCTCCAAGAACTTTTCCTCAGTTGTGCAAATAATGGAACTAAAGGGCACGTTTTTCTCAAGAAGACCTTTTGATTTCAAGATTTTAATTACAGAGAACCTAGGAACAATCCTCTTCTCCAAGCTGTACGCTACAACTAGAGGGTATTCAGCAATAGCTTCTGATGGGCAACCCATATCCTTGACTAGGAAACTCATCTTTCTGGAAAATGTTTCCCCTGAAAACTTCATAAAACTGGGAAACTTCCTAAATGCTCGAAGAGCCATTTCCCGGTTCCAGCCCCACCTTTCATAAACCTCAAATCTTGAATCCCACACTTCTTTTCTCATAGTTACAAGCACGTGAATAGCAACAACAAAGTCCATTTTCAAAGGACTAAATCCAATTTCCTTAACTGTCTTGATAGCTTCCACAAACCTGGAATGCTCCACATATGCTGCAGACAGAGAATTGGTCACCAGGTGAGAGATGGAAGCCTGAGGCACACCACATTGCCTCAAAATGTTAATGTTTGGAACCAACTTATTCATTAAGTCACCATACACGAAACCTAGTGGGGCATTTTTAATAGCTCTAACAACTTCCCGATCATTACGAACTACTGTCTTTAGGATCTCATGGCGAGGGATGATGCATTTTTCCAAGCTCCTCTTCAAGATACCATGGTTCGCAATCAGGATCTTCGGTATGTCAGTGTTGGAAAACCCAATAGAACGAAAGAAGTTGAGTTTAGGCAAAAGGGTATCCTCTACTTTTGCAAATAGCACGGAAGGATGTCTCGCCACAAGCTTTGCAAGCTGGGATTTTGAGAACCCATAGTAGCTGAGGATATCAATGACAGCATCTGGGCCATCTGGGGTTTTCAAATTGATCCTGTTGGAGAGTTCCCTAGCCAGAGTTAGGGACACCCCACATGAGTTGATGAGGTAAGATACAGTAAAGGTGTCACCTTTTTTGTGGTTTTCATCTGATTCGGAATCAGAGGAAGTGCGTGAAGTGAAAGAATCGAAGAAAAAAAGTGAAGCAGTGTGTTTGTATGGCAGTAGAGAACCCAATAAAAGATGGGTACTCCTGTAGCCTGTGAATGATGAAGATGCAATTAATCTTGAAATGAAAAAATTGGGCACCATTTACTTACCCagaaatttcaatttcaatgcAGTGAGATTTGGCAAAGAGCACCGAGAGAACAAAGAAAAACAACTGGGTTTCGGAGAATCCGTCGTTATTCGGATGTATCTGATGAGGTTGAGTGGTGAAAGGCTATACCTTGTTTGGTGATTAGGGATTCTCATTTGGATGTTGCAGATGGTAAATAGAAAATATGATTATtatatcttaaataaataattaagattCAAACTCAATCTTAAATATCTTTCTTTCTCAACGGAAAAATactttgaatttataaaaatataatatctttctaaaataaaaattcacttTTTTACTTCCTTGTGTAGTCCAAGAGGAAAATGGCAAATTCTTCGTGCACCTTAcgaattattttttgaaatttttaaaattgtattttttttgggatttgaaattttgaaattcaaaaaatactttttggaaaagaaaattcacaaaatagattattgtgttctgaaataaaatttaaaaatcaaaattatattctgaaaaaaatttaaaatgtaaagaATATAtgagaaaaacaaaattgaaaatacattttgaataaAAGATTT
Proteins encoded in this region:
- the LOC137831067 gene encoding transcription termination factor MTEF18, mitochondrial-like; its protein translation is MVPNFFISRLIASSSFTGYRSTHLLLGSLLPYKHTASLFFFDSFTSRTSSDSESDENHKKGDTFTVSYLINSCGVSLTLARELSNRINLKTPDGPDAVIDILSYYGFSKSQLAKLVARHPSVLFAKVEDTLLPKLNFFRSIGFSNTDIPKILIANHGILKRSLEKCIIPRHEILKTVVRNDREVVRAIKNAPLGFVYGDLMNKLVPNINILRQCGVPQASISHLVTNSLSAAYVEHSRFVEAIKTVKEIGFSPLKMDFVVAIHVLVTMRKEVWDSRFEVYERWGWNREMALRAFRKFPSFMKFSGETFSRKMSFLVKDMGCPSEAIAEYPLVVAYSLEKRIVPRFSVIKILKSKGLLEKNVPFSSIICTTEEKFLEKFVVSFQNVLPLLPDLYRGFINQSNVM